In a genomic window of Helianthus annuus cultivar XRQ/B chromosome 10, HanXRQr2.0-SUNRISE, whole genome shotgun sequence:
- the LOC110882983 gene encoding proline-rich protein 1-like, translating to MKATATTFSAIVFLFSVVTSVISVTADGAYGVTSATKPRIPYKPYHNEISKPIAIQGLIYCKTGSKLIPIKGATARVTCLARNHFGLELAPFSVSSCPSDDKGYFLAKLSPQVTKFYKKVEWELKECKAYLEKSPLKECKVPLDINGGIKGVHIVSSSTHRLLKNANLYSLKPFFYTSDEP from the exons ATGAAGGCCACCGCCACCACATTCTCCGCCATCGTTTTTCTATTTTCAGTGGTAACATCAGTCATTTCTGTCACTGCTGATGGTGCTTACGGAGTCACTTCGGCGACCAAGCCTAGGATCCCATACAAGCCGTATCATAACGAAATTTCCAAACCAATCGCAATTCAAGGACTCATATATTGTAAAACCGGCTCTAAACTCATTCCAATCAAAG GAGCCACGGCTAGAGTAACTTGTTTGGCAAGAAACCACTTTGGCCTTGAACTAGCACCATTCTCGGTCTCAAGTTGCCCGTCGGATGACAAAGGTTACTTTCTAGCGAAACTATCTCCTCAAGTGACAAAATTTTATAAGAAAGTTGAATGGGAGTTGAAAGAGTGCAAGGCCTACCTAGAGAAATCACCATTGAAGGAATGCAAGGTTCCATTAGATATCAATGGAGGAATTAAAGGTGTTCATATTGTTTCTTCTTCCACTCATCGACTCCTTAAAAATGCGAATCTGTATTCGCTCAAACCCTTTTTCTACACTAGTGATGAACCCTAA